Proteins encoded in a region of the Spirochaetaceae bacterium genome:
- a CDS encoding MFS transporter translates to MEQWRKNLYLAWFAQILTLTGFGFILPFVPLFMSELGVSDPSSLKLWVGVTAAVPGVGMALAAPFWGMISDRFGRKVMIVRALASTIILAITLAFARSVEMVFLIRALQGFFSGSVTAAATLVAAGTPNAHLTRALGFLGSATFIGHSLGPLLGGISADLFGFRASFFVGAGVVAVGMVVVVLFLEEPGEERSAWRRRTTDASAASRGSIRDLLTLPFLVLFFVLFLLRFARAQPMAFLPLYVAELRGNIGGSGDAAVTGLIIAGSAAMAALSGITLARLGDRVNKLWLIAVCSGVGAALALPTFFAPGVLFFALFFTISGFAFGGVQPFAQAYLSAHSARAQRGMLFGLQTLVGGLGFGLGPLVASWISIQASTRHVFLAYTLAFAAIAVLMLAARLLGRRFTRYLPARPPAVAGAPAGAVRENRRRPPRREVE, encoded by the coding sequence GTGGAGCAGTGGCGCAAGAACCTCTACCTGGCCTGGTTCGCGCAGATCCTGACCCTCACCGGCTTCGGCTTCATCTTGCCGTTCGTCCCGTTGTTCATGAGCGAACTGGGGGTGAGCGATCCAAGCTCCCTGAAGCTGTGGGTGGGCGTGACGGCTGCCGTCCCGGGAGTGGGGATGGCGCTCGCGGCGCCGTTCTGGGGAATGATCTCCGACCGCTTCGGGCGCAAGGTCATGATCGTGCGCGCCCTCGCCTCGACCATCATCCTGGCAATCACGCTGGCATTCGCGCGTTCGGTGGAGATGGTGTTCCTGATCCGGGCACTGCAGGGGTTCTTCTCCGGATCGGTTACCGCCGCCGCCACCCTGGTCGCCGCGGGCACACCGAACGCCCACCTCACGCGGGCGCTGGGATTCCTCGGCTCCGCCACCTTCATCGGCCACAGCCTGGGGCCGCTGCTCGGTGGCATCTCCGCCGACCTGTTCGGCTTTCGCGCGTCGTTCTTCGTCGGTGCCGGGGTTGTGGCGGTCGGAATGGTCGTGGTGGTGCTGTTTCTCGAAGAGCCCGGTGAGGAGCGCTCGGCATGGCGCCGGCGCACGACAGACGCGTCGGCCGCGTCCCGCGGCTCGATACGCGACCTGCTCACCCTGCCCTTTCTTGTGCTGTTCTTCGTGCTGTTCCTGTTGCGCTTTGCCCGTGCCCAGCCGATGGCGTTCCTGCCGCTGTACGTCGCCGAGCTGCGCGGCAACATCGGCGGTTCCGGCGATGCCGCCGTCACTGGACTGATCATCGCGGGGTCGGCGGCGATGGCCGCCCTGTCCGGCATCACGCTGGCACGCCTCGGAGACCGCGTCAACAAGCTATGGCTGATTGCCGTCTGCTCGGGGGTGGGCGCGGCGCTGGCGCTGCCCACCTTCTTCGCACCCGGAGTGCTGTTCTTCGCCCTGTTTTTTACGATCAGCGGATTCGCTTTCGGTGGGGTGCAACCGTTCGCGCAGGCCTACCTGTCGGCACACAGCGCACGCGCGCAGCGCGGGATGCTGTTCGGACTGCAGACGCTGGTGGGCGGGCTCGGCTTCGGGCTCGGACCGCTGGTGGCAAGCTGGATCTCGATCCAGGCAAGCACGCGACACGTGTTTCTTGCCTACACCCTGGCATTCGCGGCCATCGCGGTGTTGATGCTGGCCG
- a CDS encoding alpha/beta hydrolase, protein MPETDRVAAASPGRTRASMDAELAPLRGRRVVVRGAGGPLTVYRCGAGAPVMLAHGLTSSALQWHPVVPALARRCEVIAVDARGHGRSALAGAAAHRLRYSARHHAADLVAVLDGLGIGRASLVGQSMGAENVACCAARHPDRVACVVLEDPPWWPLPFSVRRAMRREWHDQLLAEQRLPDAELRAQLAGPRRGFPPALTEELMADRRRLSPAVLEWLVDREHWSRFVPDLAAPTLLLTGDVAAGAIVSPLVARQVQARNAMAGNPCRVQVRHVAGAGHGIHSDRPHEFLAAVMPFLAAHAAR, encoded by the coding sequence ATGCCCGAAACCGATAGGGTCGCCGCTGCGTCACCCGGTCGCACCCGCGCCTCCATGGACGCCGAGTTGGCGCCGCTGCGCGGGCGGCGCGTCGTGGTACGCGGCGCCGGCGGCCCGCTGACAGTGTACCGTTGCGGCGCCGGCGCGCCGGTAATGTTGGCACACGGCCTCACCTCCAGCGCCCTGCAGTGGCATCCGGTGGTGCCGGCATTGGCGCGCCGTTGCGAGGTGATCGCCGTCGATGCCCGCGGTCACGGCCGCAGCGCCCTCGCCGGCGCTGCCGCACACCGGCTCCGATATTCGGCCCGCCACCACGCGGCCGACCTGGTCGCGGTTCTGGACGGCCTCGGCATCGGACGCGCATCCCTGGTCGGACAGTCGATGGGCGCCGAGAACGTCGCCTGCTGTGCCGCGCGCCATCCCGACCGGGTGGCGTGCGTGGTGCTGGAGGATCCGCCCTGGTGGCCATTGCCGTTCAGCGTGCGCCGGGCGATGCGCCGCGAGTGGCACGACCAGTTGCTGGCGGAGCAGCGGTTGCCCGATGCGGAGCTGCGTGCGCAACTCGCCGGACCCCGGCGCGGATTCCCGCCGGCGCTGACCGAGGAACTCATGGCGGACCGCCGCCGTCTCTCGCCGGCGGTGCTGGAGTGGCTGGTGGACCGGGAGCACTGGAGCCGTTTCGTGCCCGATCTCGCCGCCCCCACCCTGCTGCTGACCGGCGACGTGGCCGCGGGCGCGATCGTCAGCCCGCTGGTGGCGCGGCAGGTACAGGCGCGCAACGCCATGGCCGGCAACCCGTGCCGCGTTCAGGTGCGCCACGTGGCGGGGGCCGGGCACGGCATCCACAGCGATCGCCCGCACGAATTTCTGGCCGCCGTGATGCCATTTCTGGCGGCGCACGCCGCCCGCTGA